In Synechococcus sp. PCC 6312, one genomic interval encodes:
- a CDS encoding KH domain-containing protein, translating into MTAVSVDYTALVEFLLTPFLDMPQALRVHTELRANHTKAWIRVAFDPTDKGRVLGRGGRTIQSIRAIVEAAGQNQGQQAYLEVFGERDFKSSSRSRDQESEGSKRRPQRDHPRPTPRRQS; encoded by the coding sequence ATGACTGCTGTCTCCGTTGACTACACGGCCCTCGTTGAGTTTTTACTCACCCCCTTTTTGGATATGCCCCAAGCCTTACGGGTGCACACGGAATTGCGGGCTAACCATACCAAGGCCTGGATTCGTGTTGCCTTTGATCCCACAGATAAAGGCCGGGTTCTAGGGCGGGGTGGGCGCACAATTCAATCGATTCGAGCTATTGTTGAAGCCGCCGGACAAAACCAAGGGCAGCAAGCCTATCTCGAAGTTTTTGGCGAACGTGATTTTAAATCCAGTTCTCGTTCTCGCGATCAAGAAAGTGAAGGTTCCAAACGGCGACCCCAGCGAGATCATCCCCGACCCACCCCAAGGAGGCAAAGTTAA
- the rpsU gene encoding 30S ribosomal protein S21, whose protein sequence is MSEVRLGENESIESALRRFKKKIQKAGILSEVKRRERYEKPSLRRKRKQEAARKRNR, encoded by the coding sequence GTGTCTGAAGTGCGTTTAGGTGAAAATGAATCCATTGAGTCTGCATTACGGCGATTCAAGAAAAAAATCCAAAAAGCTGGGATTCTCTCGGAAGTCAAACGCCGGGAGCGCTACGAAAAGCCCAGTTTAAGACGTAAACGTAAGCAGGAGGCCGCCCGCAAGCGGAACCGCTAA
- a CDS encoding PhoH family protein, translating to MPEVLTIQLPTAAAAVALAGENQGNLRLLADQTGAKWVLRGQDLLICGTESQQTLSQSLLQALGHLWQDGKFITQVDILTARQALDTQQTEELRDLQADVLARTRRGEVIRAKTFRQRQYIQAIRNHTLTFGIGPAGTGKTFLATVLAIQVLLSHEFERLILTRPAVEAGEKLGFLPGDLQQKIDPYLRPLYDALYEFVEPEKIANLMERGVIEVAPLAYMRGRTLNNAFVILDEAQNTTPAQMKMVLTRIGFNSKLVVTGDVTQTDLPQHQPSGLVVAEQILGQVTEIAFCYLTKGDIIRHPLVEKIIAAYEHHQA from the coding sequence ATGCCAGAGGTACTGACAATTCAACTCCCAACTGCGGCCGCTGCTGTGGCTTTAGCTGGTGAGAATCAGGGGAACTTAAGGCTATTGGCCGACCAAACCGGAGCCAAGTGGGTTCTGCGCGGACAAGACTTACTCATTTGTGGAACCGAATCCCAACAAACCCTCAGCCAGTCCCTCCTGCAAGCTCTCGGACATCTTTGGCAGGATGGTAAATTTATTACTCAGGTAGATATTCTGACCGCCCGGCAAGCCCTGGATACCCAACAAACGGAAGAACTGCGAGACCTACAAGCCGATGTTTTGGCCCGCACCAGACGGGGGGAGGTGATTCGGGCTAAAACGTTTCGGCAACGGCAATATATTCAAGCAATTCGCAACCATACCCTCACCTTTGGCATTGGCCCGGCCGGCACAGGCAAAACTTTTCTGGCTACGGTTCTGGCGATTCAAGTCCTCCTCAGTCACGAATTTGAACGCTTAATCCTGACACGACCAGCAGTGGAAGCGGGAGAGAAGCTCGGTTTTCTCCCCGGGGACTTGCAGCAAAAAATTGATCCCTACCTGCGCCCCCTCTACGATGCTCTCTATGAGTTTGTGGAGCCGGAGAAAATCGCCAACCTGATGGAGCGGGGCGTAATTGAAGTCGCTCCCCTGGCCTATATGCGGGGTCGGACGTTGAACAATGCCTTCGTGATTCTGGATGAAGCCCAAAATACGACCCCTGCCCAAATGAAAATGGTCTTGACCCGGATTGGCTTTAACTCCAAGCTCGTTGTCACCGGCGATGTCACCCAGACGGACTTGCCCCAACATCAACCCTCTGGCCTAGTGGTGGCGGAACAAATCCTGGGGCAGGTGACTGAAATTGCGTTTTGCTATCTGACCAAGGGTGATATTATCCGGCATCCACTCGTAGAAAAAATCATTGCAGCCTATGAGCATCACCAGGCCTAG
- a CDS encoding serine/threonine-protein kinase: protein MIHQLIQDRYYILKLLGTGGFGETYLAKDIGRASNPLCIIKYLKPASTTAAFLKKLRQLFLRQAEILGRLGHHEQMPALVSYFEQDGGFFIVHDYAEGHTLDQEFQTDQRWSESQATELLKNVLEILSFAHSQGVIHGDVKPENLVRRYRDNRIVLVDFGTVKQEQTQFTTPDGDVHVSIAVSTPGYAAAADGTVIPDYGRDVQSVGYLGIRALTGVSIEALPRDQETGEIIWSSLALANFELEAFISRLAHPLPEERFSNASEALRALLHLTDFYAPVSVAALAANTANNVALLESPPVLLTTTVDIPPATSVHGGLLTDSELANLDAWLPGETAEEQTSTRDSAQPTLSPLTGLQKILIFGGTILALMAGIMGLVGGLGFVTPPSQWQTVLDQAHQRRGTGAFDDCLKLAQQIPSTDKLYGQAQSLIIQCRLDPAKALDEDGQRPQAMALLATIPQADPAYTAAQELLGLWSDALLSQANQAYQSGNLDQAQALIQAIPPTSPSHSIAQDALASWRAEFAANQTTLAQARQAFDQQRWPEAIALAQQVRLNGQPVPEDSDYYRQNIAPLIQNAQTRQATAPETNPVTPDGAATSPGLDSNSPPPEATPEVTASSSPEVETLNNPNLASPTPTASPEAIGNIEAAVAQ from the coding sequence GTGATTCATCAACTCATCCAGGATCGCTATTACATCCTCAAACTTCTCGGCACAGGGGGGTTTGGAGAGACCTACTTGGCTAAAGATATTGGCCGGGCCAGTAATCCCCTCTGCATTATCAAGTACCTCAAACCAGCTAGTACAACCGCCGCATTTCTCAAAAAACTCCGGCAGCTGTTCCTGCGCCAGGCCGAGATATTAGGGCGGTTGGGACATCATGAGCAAATGCCCGCCCTAGTCAGTTACTTTGAGCAGGACGGGGGCTTCTTTATTGTCCATGACTACGCCGAAGGGCATACCCTTGATCAAGAGTTTCAAACTGATCAACGCTGGAGCGAGTCTCAGGCCACAGAATTACTTAAAAATGTTCTCGAAATCCTCAGCTTTGCCCATAGCCAAGGGGTGATCCATGGGGATGTTAAGCCGGAAAATCTGGTGCGGCGATATCGGGATAACCGGATTGTTTTAGTTGATTTCGGCACTGTTAAACAGGAGCAAACTCAATTTACAACTCCCGATGGGGATGTCCATGTCAGCATTGCTGTTTCCACACCTGGCTATGCGGCGGCGGCCGATGGAACAGTAATTCCTGATTACGGGCGTGATGTCCAGTCCGTAGGCTATCTCGGGATACGCGCCTTGACGGGAGTGTCCATTGAAGCCTTACCCCGCGATCAAGAAACTGGAGAAATCATTTGGTCCTCCCTCGCCTTAGCCAACTTTGAACTAGAGGCCTTCATTAGCAGACTCGCCCACCCCCTCCCGGAAGAACGATTTAGCAATGCCAGTGAAGCCTTACGGGCCCTGCTGCATCTAACAGATTTTTATGCCCCAGTCAGTGTGGCCGCCCTGGCAGCTAATACAGCCAACAATGTCGCCTTACTAGAGTCTCCACCGGTTCTTTTGACAACAACAGTAGATATCCCCCCAGCAACTTCAGTCCATGGTGGACTACTAACGGATAGTGAACTGGCCAATCTGGATGCTTGGTTACCCGGAGAGACCGCTGAAGAGCAGACCTCGACGCGCGACTCTGCCCAGCCAACACTGTCACCCCTGACAGGGCTACAAAAAATATTGATATTTGGGGGCACGATTTTGGCCCTCATGGCGGGCATTATGGGCCTGGTTGGCGGCCTGGGTTTTGTCACCCCCCCCTCGCAATGGCAAACAGTCCTAGACCAAGCCCACCAACGGCGGGGAACCGGAGCCTTTGATGACTGTCTCAAACTGGCCCAACAGATCCCCAGTACTGACAAGCTCTATGGCCAGGCCCAGTCCTTAATAATTCAATGTCGGCTAGATCCCGCCAAAGCCTTAGATGAAGATGGTCAACGCCCCCAGGCCATGGCCCTCCTCGCCACAATTCCCCAAGCCGACCCAGCCTATACCGCTGCTCAAGAACTTTTGGGGTTATGGTCTGATGCCCTTCTCAGTCAAGCTAACCAGGCCTATCAAAGTGGGAATCTTGACCAGGCCCAAGCTCTCATTCAAGCCATTCCTCCCACCAGTCCCAGCCATTCAATTGCCCAGGATGCTCTGGCCAGTTGGCGGGCTGAATTTGCGGCTAATCAAACAACGCTGGCCCAGGCCCGGCAGGCCTTTGATCAACAACGATGGCCGGAAGCCATTGCCCTAGCCCAACAAGTGCGTTTGAATGGCCAGCCAGTTCCCGAAGACTCCGACTATTACCGCCAAAATATCGCCCCCCTGATCCAGAATGCCCAGACTCGGCAAGCTACGGCCCCAGAGACCAATCCGGTAACCCCCGATGGAGCAGCCACCAGTCCTGGGTTGGATAGCAATTCCCCACCCCCAGAAGCAACACCGGAGGTAACAGCAAGCTCTTCTCCGGAGGTAGAAACTTTAAATAATCCGAATCTGGCATCACCAACCCCAACAGCCAGCCCAGAGGCCATTGGTAATATTGAAGCCGCCGTTGCCCAGTAG
- a CDS encoding asparaginase encodes MSKRTQAPDFEIRLLREGIVESVHRGHAVVCDQRGRILSLAGDAETAAFIRSSLKPFQALAITTSGTLERFDLSDRDLAVICSSHRGTVEQLRQVFNILWRSDVDPTNLQCPTPTGQQGPLAHNCSGKHAGMLAVCQQRNWPLNTYLNRQHPVQELILAKVAELLRMPAVEFIYAHDDCGAPTYFMQLADMATLYAQLTSGEDWAMERVIRAMTHHPIMVAGDGQFDTELMRLTQGELVSKTGAEGIQCIGRIGEGMGLAIKVTDGAKRAKYAVAIHLLRQMGWITPAIAETLAETFLNITHFTRLEVIGELVLT; translated from the coding sequence ATGTCCAAACGTACCCAGGCCCCTGACTTTGAAATTCGTCTCCTGCGCGAAGGAATCGTTGAGTCTGTCCATCGAGGTCATGCTGTTGTCTGTGATCAACGGGGACGAATTCTTTCCTTAGCTGGAGATGCGGAAACTGCCGCCTTTATTCGCTCCTCCCTCAAACCCTTCCAGGCCTTGGCGATTACCACCAGTGGCACCCTTGAGCGTTTTGATCTCAGTGATCGGGATCTGGCGGTGATTTGCAGTTCCCATCGGGGCACCGTCGAACAATTACGGCAAGTATTTAATATTCTCTGGCGATCTGATGTTGACCCCACCAATCTCCAATGTCCTACACCCACTGGTCAACAGGGCCCCTTAGCCCACAACTGTTCTGGGAAACACGCTGGGATGCTGGCGGTTTGTCAACAACGGAACTGGCCCCTCAACACCTACCTGAATCGGCAGCACCCTGTCCAAGAGTTAATTTTGGCGAAAGTTGCGGAACTGTTACGGATGCCCGCGGTAGAATTTATCTACGCCCATGATGACTGCGGCGCCCCCACCTACTTCATGCAACTTGCGGACATGGCCACTCTCTATGCTCAACTCACCTCTGGGGAAGACTGGGCCATGGAGCGAGTGATTCGGGCCATGACTCACCATCCGATCATGGTTGCGGGGGATGGACAATTTGATACGGAACTGATGCGTCTCACCCAAGGGGAACTGGTCAGCAAGACAGGGGCAGAAGGGATTCAATGCATCGGACGGATTGGGGAAGGCATGGGCCTGGCGATCAAAGTGACCGATGGAGCTAAACGAGCTAAGTATGCAGTCGCGATTCATCTGCTTCGTCAAATGGGCTGGATTACCCCAGCTATTGCTGAAACCTTGGCGGAAACTTTTTTGAATATCACCCATTTTACCCGCCTTGAGGTAATTGGGGAATTAGTCTTAACTTAA
- a CDS encoding ABC transporter ATP-binding protein: protein MDSFSANLQPGQAKRPVVEIKQLRKTYRTGFWLQQKINPMKGYDLTIYEGETFGLLGPNGAGKTTLLKTLLGLVRPTAGTGLILGHPIGDRRMKETIGYLPENPYFYDYLTGWEFLEFTAGLFRIPRTIQKQRIPVLLEMVGLSVKDARKKQMRRYSKGMLQRVGMAQALINDPELVFLDEPMSGLDPLGRYQVREIILSLKKQGKTIFFNSHVLSDVEAICDRVGILHQGELICEGGIDQLLGSTNTYHVEGRGGHIEGMQEWLKQLEVQGDRWQGIIQESPERFLTIVKEMGGQVLSLKLGRPSLEEFFVDQLRQRGLVIGA from the coding sequence ATGGATAGTTTCTCTGCCAATCTCCAGCCAGGCCAGGCCAAGCGGCCCGTTGTTGAAATTAAGCAACTGCGTAAAACCTATCGGACTGGATTTTGGCTCCAACAAAAAATTAACCCTATGAAGGGCTATGACCTGACCATTTATGAGGGCGAAACCTTTGGCTTACTGGGCCCCAATGGTGCAGGTAAAACGACACTTCTAAAAACACTCCTGGGCCTGGTGCGTCCGACTGCGGGAACCGGGTTAATTCTGGGACATCCGATTGGCGATAGACGGATGAAAGAAACCATCGGCTATTTACCGGAAAATCCCTACTTTTATGACTATTTGACGGGTTGGGAATTTTTAGAGTTTACGGCTGGGCTATTTCGGATTCCCCGCACGATTCAAAAACAACGGATTCCAGTACTCCTGGAAATGGTTGGTTTATCGGTAAAAGATGCTCGCAAAAAACAAATGCGCCGCTATTCCAAAGGGATGCTCCAACGGGTTGGCATGGCCCAGGCCCTGATTAATGATCCAGAACTCGTCTTTTTAGATGAACCGATGTCTGGCTTAGATCCCCTCGGCCGGTATCAGGTTCGGGAAATTATCTTATCCCTCAAGAAACAGGGCAAAACGATCTTTTTTAACAGTCATGTTCTCTCGGATGTGGAAGCAATTTGTGATCGGGTTGGGATTCTGCACCAGGGGGAACTGATCTGTGAAGGGGGGATTGATCAACTGCTGGGCAGCACAAATACTTATCATGTCGAGGGTCGGGGCGGTCACATTGAAGGCATGCAGGAGTGGCTAAAACAGTTGGAAGTCCAAGGAGATCGCTGGCAGGGAATCATCCAGGAATCCCCAGAGCGGTTTTTAACCATCGTCAAAGAGATGGGTGGGCAAGTGCTGAGTTTGAAATTAGGGCGACCCTCTTTAGAAGAATTTTTTGTCGATCAACTGCGCCAACGGGGCCTGGTGATTGGAGCCTAG
- a CDS encoding ATP-dependent Clp protease ATP-binding subunit, whose translation MFERFTEKAIKVIMLAQEEARRLGHNFVGTEQILLGLIGEGTGVAAKVLKSMGVNLKDARIEVEKIIGRGSGFVAVEIPFTPRAKRVLELSLEEARQLGHNYIGTEHLLLGLIREGEGVAARVLENLGVDLSKVRTQVIRMLGETAEVAAGSSSGRTKTPTLDEFGSNLTQMAIDGKLDPVVGRQKEIERVIQILGRRTKNNPVLIGEPGVGKTAIAEGLAQRIANNDIPDILQEKRVVTLDIGLLVAGTKYRGEFEERLKKIMDEIRQASNVILVIDEVHTLIGAGAAEGAIDAANILKPALARGELQCIGATTLDEYRKHIERDAALERRFQPVMVGEPSVDETIEILYGLRERYEKHHKLKILDESLEAAAKLADRYISDRYLPDKAIDLIDEAGSRVRLINSQLPPAAKELDKELRQVLKDKDDAVRAQDFDKAGELRDKEMDLKAQIRNISQQKKSETTTDEDKSPVVTEEDIAHIVSSWTGVPLSKLTETESEKLLHMEDTLHQRVIGQDEAVKAISRAIRRARVGLKNPNRPIASFIFSGPTGVGKTELTKALAAYFFGSEEAMIRLDMSEFMERHTVSKLIGSPPGYVGYNEGGQLTEAVRRRPYTVVLFDEIEKAHPDVFNLLLQILEDGRLTDSKGRTVDFKNTLLIMTSNIGSKVIEKGAGGLGFEFASDNPAESQYNRIRSLVNEELKQYFRPEFLNRLDEIIVFRQLTKDEVKEIADILLKEVFTRLTERNITLTVTDRFKERLIDEGYNPSYGARPLRRAIMRLLEDSLAEELLTGRMKEGATAVVDVDESGQVKVLITPPQRELVSAAE comes from the coding sequence ATGTTTGAACGGTTTACAGAAAAAGCCATCAAGGTGATTATGCTGGCGCAAGAGGAAGCCCGGCGACTGGGTCACAACTTTGTTGGCACAGAACAAATCCTCCTCGGTCTGATTGGCGAGGGAACAGGGGTTGCTGCCAAAGTCCTCAAATCCATGGGAGTCAATCTCAAAGATGCCCGGATTGAAGTCGAAAAAATCATTGGTCGTGGCTCTGGCTTTGTGGCAGTAGAAATTCCCTTTACACCGCGGGCTAAACGAGTTTTAGAACTGTCCTTAGAAGAAGCGCGTCAATTGGGCCACAACTACATTGGTACAGAGCATTTACTCTTGGGGCTAATTCGCGAAGGAGAGGGAGTGGCGGCCCGGGTGCTAGAAAACTTAGGGGTCGATCTCTCTAAAGTTCGCACCCAAGTGATCCGGATGCTGGGCGAAACAGCCGAGGTTGCCGCTGGCTCCAGTTCAGGACGGACAAAAACTCCCACCTTGGATGAATTTGGCTCTAACCTAACCCAGATGGCCATTGACGGTAAATTAGACCCCGTTGTGGGGCGGCAAAAAGAAATTGAGCGGGTCATTCAAATTTTAGGACGGCGGACAAAAAACAACCCTGTCCTGATTGGTGAACCTGGGGTGGGTAAAACCGCCATTGCCGAGGGCCTGGCCCAACGGATTGCCAACAATGATATTCCTGATATTCTTCAAGAGAAACGTGTTGTCACCTTGGATATTGGCTTACTCGTGGCCGGAACCAAGTATCGGGGGGAATTTGAAGAGCGTCTGAAAAAGATCATGGACGAAATTCGCCAGGCCTCCAATGTGATTCTGGTGATTGATGAAGTCCATACCCTGATTGGAGCGGGGGCGGCCGAGGGGGCCATTGATGCGGCCAACATTCTCAAGCCGGCCTTGGCTCGGGGCGAACTCCAGTGCATTGGGGCCACCACTCTTGATGAATACCGTAAACACATCGAACGGGATGCCGCTCTTGAGCGCCGATTCCAACCCGTGATGGTCGGTGAACCGTCTGTTGATGAAACCATTGAAATTCTCTATGGTCTGCGGGAGCGGTACGAAAAACACCACAAACTGAAAATTTTGGATGAATCCCTGGAAGCTGCGGCTAAGTTGGCGGATCGGTATATCTCAGATCGCTATCTGCCGGATAAAGCCATTGACTTGATTGATGAAGCCGGATCACGGGTGCGGTTGATTAATTCTCAATTGCCTCCAGCCGCTAAAGAGTTGGATAAAGAACTGCGGCAAGTCTTGAAGGATAAGGATGATGCAGTGCGGGCCCAAGACTTTGATAAGGCCGGGGAACTGCGGGATAAGGAAATGGATTTAAAAGCCCAAATCCGCAATATTTCTCAACAGAAGAAGTCAGAAACCACCACGGATGAAGATAAATCTCCAGTCGTCACCGAAGAAGACATTGCCCATATTGTTTCCTCTTGGACGGGTGTGCCGCTGAGCAAGTTAACCGAAACCGAATCGGAAAAACTGCTCCATATGGAAGACACACTCCATCAACGGGTGATCGGTCAAGATGAGGCTGTCAAAGCAATTTCTCGGGCGATTCGCCGGGCCCGGGTTGGTCTCAAAAATCCGAATCGTCCCATTGCCAGCTTTATCTTTTCAGGCCCCACTGGAGTTGGTAAAACCGAGTTAACAAAAGCTCTGGCTGCCTACTTCTTTGGTTCGGAAGAGGCGATGATCCGCTTGGATATGTCGGAGTTTATGGAACGACATACGGTTTCTAAACTGATTGGGTCTCCTCCTGGCTATGTCGGCTATAACGAGGGTGGGCAATTAACGGAAGCGGTGCGGCGACGGCCCTATACGGTGGTGCTGTTTGACGAGATCGAAAAGGCTCACCCCGATGTCTTTAACCTCTTGCTCCAAATCCTGGAGGATGGGCGGTTAACGGATTCTAAGGGACGTACCGTTGACTTCAAAAATACCCTCTTGATCATGACTTCAAACATTGGTTCGAAGGTGATTGAGAAAGGGGCTGGGGGCCTGGGCTTTGAGTTTGCCAGTGATAACCCGGCCGAGTCTCAGTACAATCGCATCCGGTCGTTGGTGAATGAAGAACTGAAGCAATACTTCCGTCCTGAGTTTCTCAACCGCTTGGATGAAATTATTGTCTTCCGGCAACTCACCAAAGACGAGGTGAAAGAGATTGCCGATATTCTCCTCAAGGAAGTCTTTACCCGTTTAACCGAACGCAATATCACCTTGACGGTTACGGATCGGTTCAAAGAGCGGCTGATTGATGAAGGATATAACCCTAGCTATGGGGCGCGACCTTTACGTCGGGCAATCATGCGCTTATTGGAAGATAGTTTGGCGGAAGAGCTCCTTACTGGCCGGATGAAGGAGGGGGCTACAGCCGTTGTGGATGTGGATGAGTCGGGCCAAGTTAAGGTGCTGATTACGCCCCCCCAACGGGAACTAGTCTCGGCTGCGGAATAA
- a CDS encoding transglutaminase domain-containing protein produces MTEIIEAELVADDPPTPSWRIVRPLGSYQLYGLAWVNDDSVWLRQLSRLPYPAATHGATLLAVDRIRGYLLLVNPENNHAEILNPYNAEDFLDAQGLCLWQETLWFCRAESVYVCQLPDFTPQVFTRLTYPVHGVTVDANGVYVTCQKSGYIHQLAHKTGDLIRKIPQPGIGPENLTLASNYLWVCDQLEQTVYQLDITTGKVQSAALTPFTNPTAISLDPEGNVWLTYAGEEPYLRDNPNNLNNPLELDYRDYTYIHPLVFQPNAADYYTLSNGYLIEMCYLEEISPLDETYLDNLEWRISLPVDTLRQRLIKAEPLGTPYQVETVGNHQVAVFHFPELRSPEARLFGWRAWVEVRGIKYHLTPDDVPRGESLSTEFAAKYLTDDDDLAMDHPLVQAAAREAIGTETNILRQMLKIRNYVYDRLSYSLTPMIDTPDVVLERGVGSCGEYVGVLLALARLNGIACRTVGRYKCPPTPEQIGIPLTATYNHVWLEFYVPGIGWLPMESNPDDVVERGPYPTRFFMGLPWYHIEMSKGIPFETTNYRDKGVRIGNLALNHVRFTILAELPPHSTS; encoded by the coding sequence GTGACTGAGATTATTGAGGCAGAGTTAGTCGCTGATGATCCTCCGACTCCGAGTTGGCGAATTGTCCGTCCCTTAGGTAGCTATCAACTTTATGGCCTGGCCTGGGTAAATGACGACTCTGTTTGGCTGCGGCAATTGTCTCGCTTACCCTACCCGGCTGCAACTCATGGCGCGACGCTCCTGGCCGTGGATCGGATTCGCGGTTACTTGCTGCTCGTTAATCCTGAGAATAACCATGCTGAAATCCTCAATCCTTACAACGCCGAGGACTTTTTAGATGCCCAGGGGCTTTGTCTGTGGCAGGAAACTCTCTGGTTTTGTCGAGCCGAAAGCGTTTATGTCTGCCAACTGCCCGACTTTACGCCGCAAGTTTTTACCCGCTTGACCTACCCAGTTCATGGAGTAACGGTGGATGCAAATGGGGTTTATGTTACTTGTCAAAAATCCGGCTATATTCACCAACTGGCCCACAAAACAGGCGATTTGATTCGGAAAATTCCGCAACCGGGGATTGGGCCGGAAAATCTCACCTTGGCTAGCAACTACCTTTGGGTCTGTGATCAGTTAGAGCAAACGGTTTATCAACTTGACATTACTACGGGGAAGGTTCAATCTGCAGCGTTAACACCGTTTACCAATCCTACGGCGATTAGCCTGGATCCAGAGGGTAACGTTTGGTTAACCTATGCGGGGGAGGAACCCTACCTACGGGACAATCCCAATAACCTGAATAATCCGTTAGAACTGGACTATCGAGATTACACCTATATCCATCCCCTAGTCTTTCAGCCCAATGCCGCTGACTATTACACACTTTCCAATGGCTACCTAATTGAGATGTGTTATCTGGAGGAAATTTCTCCCCTGGATGAGACCTACTTGGATAACCTAGAGTGGCGCATCTCCTTGCCGGTAGACACTCTCCGCCAAAGACTCATTAAAGCCGAACCCTTGGGAACTCCCTATCAGGTTGAAACCGTTGGAAATCACCAGGTTGCCGTGTTTCACTTTCCCGAATTACGCTCTCCTGAGGCCCGTTTGTTTGGTTGGCGGGCCTGGGTCGAAGTGCGCGGGATTAAATATCACTTGACTCCTGATGATGTGCCTAGGGGGGAATCTTTATCGACCGAATTTGCGGCAAAGTATTTAACTGATGATGATGATTTGGCGATGGATCACCCCCTTGTCCAGGCTGCGGCTCGAGAGGCGATTGGGACGGAAACCAATATCTTGCGGCAGATGTTGAAAATCCGCAATTACGTTTATGACCGTCTTTCCTATAGTTTGACTCCGATGATTGATACCCCGGATGTGGTCTTGGAACGCGGCGTGGGTTCCTGTGGGGAATATGTGGGAGTTTTGCTAGCCTTGGCCCGCTTAAATGGGATTGCCTGCCGCACAGTTGGCCGGTATAAATGTCCTCCCACTCCAGAGCAAATTGGGATTCCCTTAACAGCAACCTATAATCATGTTTGGTTGGAGTTTTATGTGCCGGGGATCGGCTGGCTACCGATGGAGTCTAACCCTGATGATGTGGTTGAGCGGGGCCCTTATCCGACCCGTTTTTTTATGGGACTGCCCTGGTATCACATTGAAATGAGTAAAGGGATTCCCTTTGAAACAACAAATTACCGTGACAAAGGGGTTCGGATCGGTAATCTGGCTCTCAATCATGTTCGCTTTACAATTTTGGCTGAGTTGCCCCCACACTCCACTAGCTGA
- a CDS encoding Uma2 family endonuclease produces MTVAAEVKSWTDEAFMALPQDGQRYELANGEVVEISNSGMEHGYLASVLTIQLGGYIQSHKLGAICDSSTAFTLKNGNKRSPDISFISRDRLTGFSRPPQGFFKGAPDLVVEILSPGNTVEEMHQKVVEYFENRTRLLLIKHFTKSNVNEQSEG; encoded by the coding sequence ATGACTGTTGCTGCCGAAGTCAAATCTTGGACAGATGAAGCCTTTATGGCCTTGCCTCAGGATGGGCAGCGTTATGAGCTAGCGAATGGGGAAGTGGTGGAAATAAGCAATTCCGGGATGGAGCATGGCTACTTGGCCAGTGTTTTAACAATCCAGTTGGGAGGGTATATTCAATCTCACAAGTTAGGCGCGATTTGTGATTCGAGTACGGCGTTTACGCTCAAAAATGGCAATAAGCGATCCCCTGATATTTCCTTTATTAGTCGGGATCGTCTCACAGGTTTTAGCCGGCCACCCCAGGGATTTTTTAAGGGGGCCCCTGATTTGGTAGTAGAGATTCTCTCGCCGGGAAATACTGTTGAAGAGATGCACCAGAAAGTTGTCGAGTATTTTGAGAATAGGACACGTTTACTATTGATAAAACACTTCACAAAGAGCAATGTCAACGAGCAATCTGAGGGCTAG